A portion of the Phycodurus eques isolate BA_2022a chromosome 3, UOR_Pequ_1.1, whole genome shotgun sequence genome contains these proteins:
- the prxl2c gene encoding peroxiredoxin-like 2C isoform X1: MAEVKLPVTRQIESEITRDSGSPPVDVHLRNVEDCFIYDRHGKSIPFKSLYQDRKSIIIFVRNFLCYSCKEYVDDLSKIHKEILERVGFVFLQDAEVSLVVIGQSAHRHIQPFCSLTGYAHEIYVDPERIIYRKLGMKREEKFTVSAQPSPHVKSGIFMGQIKSIWRAMTSPAFDFQGDLHQQGGAIIAGPGSQVHFSHFDMNHLDHMPINWLLQLAGVQRTLNFSNKAKVIHV; this comes from the exons ATGGCAGAAGTAAAGTTGCCCGTAACGCGACAAATCGAGAGCGAAATAACTCGGGACAGTGGATCTCCTCCGGTCGACGTGCACCTCCGAAACGTGGAGGATTGTTTCATTTACGACCGCCACGGAAAGTCCATCCCGTTCAAGAGTTTGTATCAAGACCGGAAGTCGATCATCATTTTTGTGCGG AATTTCTtgtgttacagctgcaaagaaTACGTGGATGATCTGagcaaaatacacaaagaaatTCTGGAG agggtggggtttgtttttttgcaggatGCCGAGGTTAGTCTCGTTGTCATTGGTCAGTCTGCTCATCGTCACATACAG CCTTTCTGCTCACTGACAGGATACGCTCATGAGATCTACGTTGACCCCGAGAGGATCATTTACCGTAAGCTGGGGATGAAACGAGAAGAGAAGTTTACAGTCTCAG CCCAACCGAGTCCTCATGTGAAGTCTGGTATCTTCATGGGCCAAATTAAGAGTATATGGAGAGCCATGACGAGTCCTGCATTTGACTTCCAGGGTGATCTTCATCAGCAAGGTGGAGCCATCATTGCAGGACCAG GCTCTCAAGTCCATTTCTCCCATTTTGACATGAACCATCTGGACCACATGCCTATTAACTGGCTGCTGCAGCTCGCCGGAGTTCAACGCACTCTGAACTTCAGCAATAAAGCAAAGGTCATCCATGTGTAG
- the prxl2c gene encoding peroxiredoxin-like 2C isoform X2: MAEVKLPVTRQIESEITRDSGSPPVDVHLRNVEDCFIYDRHGKSIPFKSLYQDRKSIIIFVRNFLCYSCKEYVDDLSKIHKEILEDAEVSLVVIGQSAHRHIQPFCSLTGYAHEIYVDPERIIYRKLGMKREEKFTVSAQPSPHVKSGIFMGQIKSIWRAMTSPAFDFQGDLHQQGGAIIAGPGSQVHFSHFDMNHLDHMPINWLLQLAGVQRTLNFSNKAKVIHV; encoded by the exons ATGGCAGAAGTAAAGTTGCCCGTAACGCGACAAATCGAGAGCGAAATAACTCGGGACAGTGGATCTCCTCCGGTCGACGTGCACCTCCGAAACGTGGAGGATTGTTTCATTTACGACCGCCACGGAAAGTCCATCCCGTTCAAGAGTTTGTATCAAGACCGGAAGTCGATCATCATTTTTGTGCGG AATTTCTtgtgttacagctgcaaagaaTACGTGGATGATCTGagcaaaatacacaaagaaatTCTGGAG gatGCCGAGGTTAGTCTCGTTGTCATTGGTCAGTCTGCTCATCGTCACATACAG CCTTTCTGCTCACTGACAGGATACGCTCATGAGATCTACGTTGACCCCGAGAGGATCATTTACCGTAAGCTGGGGATGAAACGAGAAGAGAAGTTTACAGTCTCAG CCCAACCGAGTCCTCATGTGAAGTCTGGTATCTTCATGGGCCAAATTAAGAGTATATGGAGAGCCATGACGAGTCCTGCATTTGACTTCCAGGGTGATCTTCATCAGCAAGGTGGAGCCATCATTGCAGGACCAG GCTCTCAAGTCCATTTCTCCCATTTTGACATGAACCATCTGGACCACATGCCTATTAACTGGCTGCTGCAGCTCGCCGGAGTTCAACGCACTCTGAACTTCAGCAATAAAGCAAAGGTCATCCATGTGTAG